One Echeneis naucrates chromosome 1, fEcheNa1.1, whole genome shotgun sequence DNA segment encodes these proteins:
- the LOC115042868 gene encoding voltage-dependent T-type calcium channel subunit alpha-1I-like gives MFQPCGHTPFFLQALDDGIFVFFAGEMVVKMVALGVIGQSGYLGDTWNRLDFFIVIVGMLEYSLDGHNISLSAIRTVRVLRPLRAINRVPSMRILVTLLLDTLPMLGNVLALCFFVFFIFGIVGVQLWAGLLRNRCFMGEDVKMRYNISFLSGYYRPDETDDHPFICSTERENGMLRCSDVPRRRVGGTSCLLSAEEVHAEMGHGVDEQVSCVNWNQYYNQCRAGEINPHKGAINFDNIGYAWIAIFQVITLEGWVDIMYYVMDAHSFYNFIYFIFLIIVGSFFMINLCLVVIATQFSETKQREHALMKSEQHARQLHQSASTLASDSQPGSCYEEIIRYLAHLGRKAWRRLYRYYTQRRPHFHCVCVYQADRGGGSSRGSGVGEMNGLAHRHSGHAPNDLSHLQHLYHHHQQHHHQHHQPQSEPAASNGGNIFNYPFISPLLSHVVTKSQDQKRLAATSADNRLPQLVLEHGGCTGHPALLLPGEVPGESSVCPYCIYYNQFRDSDNVNEQPENQQLGYSNSCHGNSPCHSNSPCHCSSPCRGDAQVSEPKIRLLRHCWAGFRTKLELIVGSRYFNRGIMIAILINTLSMGIEYHEQPQELTDILEISNMVFTSLFSLEMLLKLMALGLFGYYKNPYNGFDSIIVIISVCEIVGEAEGGLSVLRTFRLLRVLKLVRFLPALRRQLVVLMKTMDNVATFCMLLMLFIFIFSILGMHLFGCKFGLRQDSGDTLPDRKNFDSLLWATVTVFQILTQEDWNAVLYNGMASTTPLAALYFVALMTFGNYVLFNLLVAILVEGFQAEGDANRSESDDERQSLSCEDEEKLRELYAAELKIQAMMLSPNGLLNPKASMPPPLPPTMPVITHTAATPIINSVQLRRPSGTSTDVNSLEQRSPVSTQSLWDSGPESRRSSWTSIGRAPSLHRKSQSGEMESLLSETRTSSNLSSREQSLDQPEYLQVPMLHLSDCNGTTFHVPDSCYDEAPLTTHYLSDQEEEETEESLCKKLKKMLEPYEPQWCLEHEEWSLYLFSPQNGFRLWCQRVVSHKMFDHIVLLFIFLNCITIALERPDIQPNSMERVFLSGSNYIFTVIFVGEMMIKVVAMGLYFGNGVYLQSSWNILDGLLVFVSLVDILVSIASAGGNRILGILRVLRLLRTLRPLRVISRAPGLKLVVETLITSLRPIGNIVLICCAFFIVFGILGVQLFKGKFFYCNGHDVSNITNKSQCLEAGYRWDRRKYNFDNLGQALMSLFVLSCKDGWVSIMYDGLDAVGVDQQPIRNNNPWMLLFFISFLLIVSFFVLNMFVGVVVENFHKCRQQQEEEEARLREEKRQRRLEKRRRRAQEKPYYADYSPLRRSIHSVCTSHYMDLFITIIIFTNLLTMSMEHYNQPQYLEEILKYCNYVFTVVFVIEAILKLIAFGLRRFFKERWNQLDLAIVLLSIMGITLEEIDLSASLPINPTIIRIMRVLRITRVLKLLKMATGMRALLDTVMQALPQVGNLGLLFMLLFFIYAALGVELFGKLECSDENPCEGLSRHATFDNFGMAFLTLFRVSTGDNWNGIMKDTLRECRPQDRHCLTYLPFISPVYFVTFVLTAQFVLVNVVVAVLMKHLEESNKEAQLEEMEEKREREEMRAREEMRVREEANRRLSAASLSGDLGPVGDTPAQVQFEDEGCSHGNLLSMGRMLSLPSDSYTQPLRCSPYSPAGHEAYSGYSYSGSMSSLGSSGGGSLLQVPGALPTISHASLRSGRSSRPMIRLSTSQSIDRHPPHRLNPADSIEGYRFSPAHRIDRHRLNSAHSIDGYKFSPARRINRHRLSSAHSIDGYRLNQEHQTERPKLRSSHSIDRHPSLRLSPTNSASRHSSHWLSPEDSLDKYKLSPSYVPEGSVLKRPAFLHTASRQLRRQEAVRSDSLDQSGSADNLAEPHLTVSVASSTPPRQRSSSVHTLKYAHPQRVISCRGHSRSHSETSKQDHVPEQSICSLQPETDVKKRPSSPESLSSLKVPSSDSTLSAPLCSSRAASPGPISDPGPQSDDADEEVSRINSSVHSHLHMSCPPGSHKSRHLTPSPGEQRNRLSQSVSPVSGRNRKQRMSPPPGEEPITMATQLMDSSVDLRRRTLSFDATTQSPNQAEGSSVDE, from the exons ATGTTCCAGCCTTGTGGCCACACCCCATTCTTCCTGCAG gctctGGATGATGggatctttgtgttttttgctggGGAAATGGTGGTGAAGATGGTGGCTCTCGGGGTCATAGGTCAGAGTGGTTACCTAGGCGACACATGGAATAGACTGGACTTCTTCATTGTTATAGTGGG GATGCTGGAGTACTCCCTTGATGGACATAACATCAGCCTATCTGCTATCCGGACCGTCCGGGTTCTCCGCCCACTCCGAGCCATCAACAGAGTTCCCA gTATGCGTATCCTGGTGACTCTCCTCCTAGACACACTCCCCATGCTAGGCAATGTGCTGGCGCTGtgcttctttgtcttcttcatcTTTGGCATCGTTGGCGTGCAGCTGTGGGCGGGGCTACTGAGGAACCGCTGTTTCATGGGCGAGGATGTCAAGAT GAGATACAACATTTCCTTCCTGAGTGGCTACTATCGGCCAGATGAAACCGATGACCACCCATTCATCTGctcaacagaaagagagaacgGGATGCTCCGGTGCTCTGATGTGCCTCGCCGCCGCGTAGGTGGGACGTCCTGCCTCCTTAGTGCTGAGGAGGTGCATGCAGAGATGGGACATGGGGTTGATGAACAAGTCTCATGTGTGAACTGGAATCAGTATTACAACCAGTGTCGAGCCGGGGAGATAAACCCCCACAAAGGCGCTATTAACTTTGATAACATTGGATATGCATGGATTGCCATTTTTCAG GTAATTACTCTGGAAGGCTGGGTTGACATCATGTACTATGTCATGGATGCACATTCCTTCTACAACTTCATCTACTTCATTTTCCTCATTATA gtgggCTCCTTCTTCATGATCAACTTGTGCCTAGTCGTTATAGCAACCCAGTTTTCTGAAACCAAGCAGAGAGAACACGCCTTAATGAAATCAGAGCAGCACGCCCGCCAGCTCCACCAATCGGCTTCCACACTGGCCAGTGACAGCCAACCAGGAAGCTGTTACGAGGAGATAATCCGCTACCTGGCGCACCTTGGCCGTAAGGCATGGCGTCGATTGTACCGCTATTACACTCAGAGGCGCCCACACTTTCACTGCGTGTGCGTGTACCAAGCGGACCGAGGAGGCGGATCCTCCAGAGGTAGCGGAGTCGGGGAGATGAATGGACTTGCCCACCGGCACTCAGGCCACGCCCCCAATGACTTGTCACATCTTCAGCATctctatcatcatcatcagcagcatcacCATCAGCATCATCAGCCCCAGTCCGAACCTGCCGCCAGTAATGGAGGGAACATTTTTAACTATCCTTTCATATCGCCCCTCCTTAGTCACGTGGTCACTAAAAGCCAGGACCAGAAGAGGCTGGCTGCCACAAGTGCCGACAACAGACTGCCCCAGCTTGTGCTGGAGCATG GGGGATGCACTGGGCATCCTGCGTTACTGTTGCCGGGTGAAGTCCCAGGGGAGTCCTCAGTATGCCCCTACTGCATCTACTACAACCAATTTAGGGACAGCGACAATGTCAATGAGCAGCCTGAGAACCAGCAGCTTGGGTACAGCAATTCATGCCATGGCAACAGCCCGTGTCACAGTAACAGCCCATGCCACTGTAGCAGCCCCTGCCGCGGTGATGCTCAGGTTTCTGAGCCAAAGATACGGCTGCTCCGGCACTGCTGGGCGGGCTTTCGGACTAAACTTGAACTCATTGTTGGCAGCAGATACTTCAACAGGGGGATCATGATTGCCATTCTTATTAACACATTGTCAATGGGCATAGAGTACCACGAACAG CCCCAGGAGCTGACAGATATTTTGGAGATCAGTAACATGGTGTTCACAAGCCTCTTCAGCCTGGAAATGCTGCTGAAGCTCATGGCCCTCGGGCTGTTTGGCTACTACAAGAACCCGTACAACGGCTTCGACagcatcattgtcatcatcag tgtgtgtgagattgtaggggaggcagagggaggcTTATCAGTGCTGCGCACCTTCCGTCTGCTGAGAGTTTTGAAGCTGGTCCGGTTCCTCCCTGCCCTGAGAAGGCAGCTGGTGGTGCTGATGAAGACGATGGACAATGTGGCTACGTTCTGCATGTTGCTAATGCTctttatattcatattcag tatCTTGGGGATGCATCTGTTTGGCTGTAAATTCGGTTTACGACAAGACAGTGGAGACACTTTACCTGACAGAAAAAACTTTGACTCTCTACTCTGGGCAACTGTCACTGTGTTTCAG ATCCTCACCCAGGAGGACTGGAATGCGGTTCTCTATAACGGGATGGCCTCCACAACGCCATTGGCTGCTCTCTATTTTGTCGCCCTCATGACTTTTGGCAACTACGTCCTCTTCAACTTGCTAGTGGCCATTTTGGTTGAGGGCTTTCAAGCTGAA ggtGATGCCAACAGATCTGAATCAGATGATGAGAGACAATCACTCTCTTGTGAGGATGAGGAAAAGTTGAGAGAGTTATATGCTGCAG AACTCAAGATCCAAGCCATGATGCTGAGCCCCAATGGTCTCCTGAACCCAAAGGCCTCCATgcccccacctctccctccaACAATGCCAGTCAttacacacactgcagccacaCCCATAATAAACTCCGTCCAGTTACGGCGACCGAGTGGCACTTCCACAGATGTGAACAGCCTCGAGCAGAGGTCACCG GTGTCTACACAGTCTCTGTGGGACAGCGGGCCAGAGAGCCGTCGCTCCAGCTGGACTAGCATCGGTCGAGCCCCCAGCCTTCACAGGAAGAGCCAGTCGGGAGAGATGGAGTCCCTTTTGTCTGAAACACGCACCAGCTCCAACCTGAGCAGCAGGGAACAGTCTCTGGACCAGCCTGAGTACCTGCAGGTGCCCATGCTTCACCTGTCCGACTGCAACGGCACCACCTTTCACGTCCCTGACAGCTGCTATGACGAAGCTCCCCTGACAACACATTACCTCAgtgatcaggaggaggaagagaccGAAGAG AGTTTATGTaagaagctgaagaagatgCTGGAGCCATATGAGCCTCAGTGGTGCCTGGAGCATGAAGAGTGGTCCCTCTATTTGTTCTCTCCACAAAATGg TTTCAGGTTGTGGTGTCAGCGGGTTGTAAGTCATAAGATGTTCGACCACATCgttctcctcttcatcttccttaATTGTATCACTATTGCCCTGGAGAGACCAGACATACAACCCAACAGCATG GAACGGGTGTTCCTAAGTGGGTCCAATTACATCTTCACTGTGATCTTCGTGGGTGAAATGATGATCAAG GTTGTGGCCATGGGCCTGTACTTTGGAAATGGTGTGTACCTCCAGAGCAGCTGGAATATATTAGACGGGCTGCTGGTGTTTGTGTCGCTGGTGGACATCCTCGTGTCCATAGCGTCAGCAGGTGGTAATCGAATCTTAGGCATCCTCCGTGTGCTTCGTCTCCTTCGCACTCTGCGACCTCTCAG ggTGATAAGTCGAGCTCCAGGTCTGAAACTGGTGGTGGAGACTCTGATCACATCTCTCAGACCCATTGGGAACATTGTCCTCATCTGCTGtgcttttttcattgtttttggaaTATTAGGAGTGCAG CTGTTCAAGGGGAAGTTCTTCTACTGCAATGGCCATGATGTGAGCAACATCACCAATAAAAGCCAGTGTCTGGAGGCAGGATACCGCTGGGATCGAAGGAAATATAACTTTGACAACCTGGGACAG GCACTGATGTCACTATTCGTGCTGTCGTGTAAGGACGGCTGGGTCAGCATCATGTATGATGGCCTGGATGCTGTCGGAGTGGATCAGCAG CCAATACGGAACAACAACCCCTGGAtgctgcttttcttcatctctttcctcctcatCGTCAGCTTCTTTGTGCTCAACATGTTTGTGGGCGTGGTGGTGGAAAACTTTCACAAGTGTCGCcagcaacaggaagaggaggaggcacgGCTGAGGGAGGAGAAACGACAGAGGCGGctggaaaagaggaggagaa GGGCCCAGGAGAAGCCATATTACGCTGACTACTCCCCATTGCGTCGATCCATCCACAGCGTGTGCACCAGCCACTATATGGATCTCTTCATCACCATTATTATCTTCACAAATCTGCTCACCATGAGCATGGAGCATTACAACCAGCCTcag TACCTGGAAGAGATACTGAAGTACTGCAATTACGTCTTCACTGTGGTCTTTGTCATTGAGGCCATTCTCAAACTCATTGCTTTTGGCCTTCGCCGCTTTTTCAAAGAGAG GTGGAACCAGCTGGACCTTGCAATTGTGTTGTTGTCCATCATGGGAATCACATTAGAGGAAATAGATCTGAGTGCATCCCTGCCTATCAACCCTACCATCATACGCATCATGCGAGTCCTGAGGATCACCCGAG TTCTGAAGCTGTTGAAGATGGCTACAGGAATGCGAGCTCTGTTGGACACAGTGATGCAAGCTCTGCCTCAG GTGGGGAATCTGGGGCTGCTCTTCATGTTGCTGTTCTTCATCTATGCAGCTCTGGGAGTTGAGCTCTTTGGAAAACTGg AGTGTTCAGACGAGAACCCATGTGAGGGTCTTAGTCGTCATGCCACCTTCGACAACTTTGGCATGGCTTTCCTCACGCTCTTCAGGGTGTCCACCGGGGACAACTGGAATGGGATTATGAAg GACACCCTGCGTGAGTGTCGACCCCAGGACCGCCACTGCCTCACCTACCTGCCCTTTATCTCCCCTGTTTACTTTGTCACCTTTGTCCTGACGGCTCAGTTTGTGCTGGTCAACGTTGTCGTAGCTGTTCTAATGAAGCACCTGGAGGAGAGCAACAAGGAGGCCCagctggaggagatggaggagaagagggagagggaggaaatgagagCGAGGGAGGAGATGAGGGTGAGGGAGGAGGCCAACCGTCGACTCAGCGCTGCCTCTTTGAGTGGAGACCTGGGACCAGTCGGAGATACACCTGCTCAG GTGCAGTTTGAGGATGAGGGGTGTTCCCATGGCAACCTGCTGAGTATGGGACGCATGCTGTCTCTCCCCAGCGACAGCTACACTCAGCCACTCAGATGTTCCCCTTATTCTCCCGCCGGCCATGAGGCCTACTCCGGCTACAGCTACTCAG GCTCCATGTCATCTCTGGGCTCCAGTGGTGGCGGCTCTCTGCTACAGGTTCCAGGAGCTCTGCCCACCATCAGCCACGCTTCACTCAGATCTGGACGCAGCTCAAGGCCGATGATCCGCCTCAGCACCTCGCAGAGCATCGACAGACACCCCCCGCACAGGCTGAATCCAGCTGACAGTATAGAGGGATACAGGTTCAGCCCCGCTCACAGAATTGACAGACACAGACTTAACTCGGCTCACAGCATAGATGGATACAAGTTCAGCCCAGCCCGTCGGataaacagacacagactcagCTCTGCTCACAGTATCGACGGATACAGGTTGAATCAAGAACATCAGACAGAGAGGCCTAAACTTAGGTCCAGCCACAGTATAGACAGACATCCGTCACTTAGACTGAGTCCCACCAACAGTGCCAGCAGACACTCCTCTCATTGGCTCAGTCCTGAAGACAGTTTGGACAAATACAAGCTGAGTCCCTCCTACGTCCCAGAGGGTTCGGTTCTGAAGAGACCAGCATTTTTACACACTGCAAGCAGACAGTTACGGAGACAG gagGCCGTGCGCTCTGACTCTCTGGACCAGAGCGGTTCAGCCGACAATCTGGCAGAGCCTCACCTCACTGTGTCTGTTGCCTCTTCCACGCCACCACGCCAGCGGTCGTCCAGtgtgcacacactgaaatatgCACACCCTCAGAGGGTCATCTCATGCAGGGGCCACAGCCGGAGCCACAGTGAAACCAGCAAACAAGATCATGTACCTGAGCAGTCCATCTGCAGCTTGCAGCCAGAAACAGATGTCAAGAAGAGGCCTTCCAGCCCGGAGAGcctgtccagtctgaaggtccCCAGCAGTGATTCCACCCTATCAGCTCCACTCTGTAGCTCCAGAGCTGCCAGTCCTGGACCAATCTCTGACCCTGGCCCCCAGTCAGACGATGCTGACGAGGAAGTCAGTCGTATTAATAGTTCTGTTCACAGTCACTTGCACATGTCATGTCCTCCAGGATCACACAAAAGTAGACACCTAACTCCGAGTCCTGGGGAGCAAAGGAACCGCCTCAGCCAATCGGTGTCCCCGGTTTCGGGCAggaacaggaagcagaggatgAGCCCACCACCGGGGGAGGAACCAATTACTATGGCAACTCAGCTGATGGACAGCAGTGTTGACCTGAGAAGGCGGACTCTGTCATTTGATGCCACCACCCAATCTCCTAATCAGGCTGAAGGGAGCTCTGTGGACGAGTAA
- the LOC115047969 gene encoding synaptogyrin-3-like has protein sequence MEPAGAYGAGKAGTLAFDPVAFFTHPRTILRLLSWVFSIVVFSCIVNEGYINIGSERLLCVFNNNADACNYGVTVGVACFLGSICFMILDVYFPTISSIRDRRRAVLLDLVFSGLASFLWFVGFCFLANQWQATSPDELPLAQGSDAARATIAFCFFSILTWAVLTLSALRRFLTGSNSNLFTWQHLEPAPGNARATPYPIANGATIVTTNPYQAPPFTETLDPQKLTQQRPMAPAF, from the exons ATGGAGCCAGCGGGCGCGTACGGCGCCGGGAAGGCCGGGACCCTCGCCTTCGACCCGGTAGCATTCTTCACGCATCCCCGGACCATCCTCAGGCTGCTGTCGTGG GTTTTCTCCATAGTGGTGTTCAGCTGCATCGTGAATGAGGGCTACATCAACATCGGCAGCGAACGTCTGCTCTGCGTCTTCAACAACAACGCTGATGCCTGTAACTACGGTGTTACTGTCGGTGTGGCCTGTTTCCTTGGCAGCATCTGTTTCATGATCCTGGACGTTTACTTCCCAACTATCAGCAGCATCAGGGACAGGAGACGTGCCGTCCTGCTGGACCTCGTCTTTTCTG gcCTCGCCAGCTTCCTGTGGTTTGTGGGCTTCTGTTTTCTGGCTAATCAGTGGCAGGCAACCTCTCCAGACGAGCTGCCATTGGCCCAAGGCTCTGATGCTGCCAGAGCCACCATcgctttctgcttcttctccatcCTCACCTGG GCCGTACTGACGCTGAGCGCACTGCGACGCTTCTTAACCGGCAGCAACTCAAATTTGTTCACATGGCAACACCTGGAGCCCGCTCCTGGCAATGCTCGAGCTACACCATACCCCATCGCCAACGGCGCTACCATAGTAACCACCAACCCCTATCAAGCCCCACCCTTCACTGAAACCCTGGACCCCCAGAAACTTACACAGCAGAGACCCATGGCTCCGGCCTTCTAG